From Angustibacter sp. Root456, the proteins below share one genomic window:
- a CDS encoding DegV family protein — protein MGVAVVTDSTAYLTAAQAAEHGVRVVPLQVVVGGTAYDEGVEIGPAEVATALRSWTPVSTSRPNPQAFLDAYTAAADAGADAIVSLHISAEMSGTYESAVLAARESPVPTQVVDSRSMAMGLGFLVLEAARAAEAGEDATAIAARARRRAAGSQGYFVVATLEHLRRGGRIGSAAAILGSALAIKPVLLLDDGVIAPLEKVRTTSRAIARLEELAVAAAGERQVQVAVQHLDARDRAADLAERLETRLRDRLVAPGRVVLAEVGAVVGAHVGPGMVAVVVVPADEA, from the coding sequence GTGGGCGTCGCCGTCGTCACCGACTCCACCGCGTACCTGACGGCCGCCCAGGCAGCCGAGCACGGCGTGCGCGTCGTGCCCCTGCAGGTCGTGGTCGGTGGGACGGCGTACGACGAGGGTGTCGAGATCGGGCCGGCCGAGGTGGCGACGGCGCTGCGGTCGTGGACGCCGGTGTCGACGTCGAGGCCGAACCCGCAGGCGTTCCTCGACGCCTACACGGCCGCGGCCGACGCCGGAGCCGACGCCATCGTGTCGCTGCACATCTCGGCCGAGATGTCGGGCACGTACGAGTCGGCGGTGCTGGCGGCCCGTGAGTCGCCGGTGCCGACGCAGGTGGTCGACTCGCGGTCGATGGCGATGGGCCTGGGGTTCCTCGTGCTCGAGGCGGCGCGCGCTGCCGAGGCCGGTGAAGACGCCACCGCCATCGCGGCGCGGGCCCGGCGCCGGGCAGCCGGGTCGCAGGGCTACTTCGTGGTCGCGACCCTCGAGCACCTGCGCCGGGGCGGCCGGATCGGTTCCGCCGCAGCGATTCTCGGCTCGGCCCTGGCGATCAAGCCCGTACTGCTCCTCGACGACGGCGTGATCGCGCCGCTGGAGAAGGTGCGCACCACCTCGCGGGCGATCGCGCGGCTCGAGGAGCTGGCGGTGGCGGCGGCAGGGGAGCGGCAGGTGCAGGTGGCGGTGCAGCACCTCGACGCCCGCGACCGTGCCGCCGACCTGGCCGAGCGGCTCGAGACCCGGCTGCGGGACCGTCTCGTGGCACCTGGCCGGGTGGTGCTCGCCGAGGTCGGCGCCGTCGTCGGAGCCCACGTCGGGCCCGGCATGGTGGCCGTGGTCGTCGTGCCCGCGGACGAGGCCTGA
- a CDS encoding glycerol-3-phosphate acyltransferase yields MSDVHWPTLVALVLGAYLLGAVSPAATLARWRGVDLRASGSGNPGATNVGRALGPRWGVLVGVLDVIKGALPAAVALAVVDRPAAYLVAAAAVLGHVTSPFLRGRGGKGVATSLGVLLVLAWQWVGAVVVVFVVVVVLTRWVAGASVAAAGALLPVSLLLGPVWGTSADWWSRGFGLVLVVVVLGRHRTNLLLRWMARRARAG; encoded by the coding sequence GTGAGCGACGTGCACTGGCCGACGCTGGTGGCCCTGGTGCTGGGCGCCTACCTGCTCGGCGCGGTGAGCCCCGCCGCGACGCTCGCGCGGTGGCGCGGTGTCGACCTGCGCGCGAGCGGTTCCGGCAATCCCGGCGCGACCAACGTCGGGCGCGCGCTCGGGCCGCGCTGGGGCGTGCTCGTCGGTGTGCTGGACGTCATCAAGGGCGCGCTGCCGGCTGCGGTGGCGCTGGCCGTGGTCGACCGGCCAGCCGCCTACCTCGTCGCCGCAGCGGCCGTGCTCGGCCACGTGACCTCGCCGTTCCTGCGCGGGCGGGGCGGCAAGGGCGTGGCGACGTCCTTGGGCGTCCTGCTGGTGCTGGCCTGGCAGTGGGTCGGTGCCGTCGTGGTGGTCTTCGTCGTCGTGGTCGTCCTGACCCGCTGGGTCGCCGGCGCGTCGGTGGCGGCTGCCGGCGCGCTGCTGCCGGTGAGCCTGCTGCTGGGGCCGGTGTGGGGGACGTCGGCCGACTGGTGGTCGCGCGGGTTCGGGCTCGTCCTCGTCGTCGTGGTGCTCGGCCGCCACCGCACCAACCTGCTGCTGCGCTGGATGGCGCGCCGAGCCCGCGCCGGCTGA
- a CDS encoding helix-hairpin-helix domain-containing protein gives MDRAEPPSSPQPHSRREAALARLDEAALSAAVRTGVSPRAVAGFVVVALLALVVLGARVVLARTAARPQPLAPATSTVKLAASGTPLASTSAPASGATVASVVLVHVVGQVRHPGVVRLAAGARVQDAVKAAGGATGRADLAAVNLARPVVDGEQVVVPRPGEAPPPGTSAVVPTASSRPGSPTGAGASGPLDLNAATPEQLDALPGIGPVLAGRIVDFRSQHGRFASVDELGDVSGIGDAVLERLRPLVRV, from the coding sequence ATGGACCGCGCCGAGCCCCCGTCGTCACCCCAGCCGCACTCGCGCCGCGAGGCGGCCCTCGCCCGCCTCGATGAGGCAGCGCTGTCAGCGGCCGTGCGCACCGGCGTCAGCCCGCGCGCGGTCGCCGGGTTCGTCGTCGTGGCGCTGCTGGCGCTCGTGGTGCTGGGTGCGCGGGTCGTGCTCGCGCGCACGGCTGCTCGCCCCCAGCCCCTCGCGCCGGCGACCTCGACCGTGAAGCTCGCGGCCAGCGGCACGCCGCTGGCGAGCACGTCCGCCCCGGCCTCCGGCGCCACGGTCGCGTCCGTCGTGCTGGTGCACGTGGTGGGGCAGGTGCGCCACCCGGGCGTGGTGCGGCTGGCTGCCGGTGCGCGGGTGCAGGACGCCGTGAAAGCGGCTGGAGGTGCTACGGGTCGCGCCGACCTCGCGGCAGTGAACCTCGCGCGTCCGGTGGTCGACGGTGAGCAGGTGGTGGTGCCGCGCCCCGGCGAGGCACCACCGCCGGGGACGTCGGCGGTGGTGCCGACAGCGAGCTCCAGGCCGGGCTCACCGACCGGAGCCGGAGCGAGCGGCCCGCTCGACCTCAACGCCGCGACGCCCGAGCAGCTCGACGCGTTGCCGGGCATCGGCCCGGTGCTGGCAGGCCGCATCGTCGACTTCCGCTCCCAGCACGGGCGCTTCGCGAGCGTGGACGAGCTGGGCGACGTGAGCGGTATCGGCGACGCGGTGCTCGAGCGGCTGCGTCCGCTGGTGCGCGTGTGA
- a CDS encoding ComEC/Rec2 family competence protein, with product MSEAADVRLLVPGLAAWTAVASTLGLTPTSRAAAGVVLLVLALLGLGWLRHAGQHPRARHAVLARGTAVSALALTAAACGVSLAASGAHGLERSAGTVRALADEGASVVLTGRVVSDPRLLPGRSGTVLLRLHVRSVAGRGQRSLVRTSVLVFGRASWTSVRRGEQVVAPGRLAPAAAADDVVATFTARGPPAVVGRASWIDRGAERVRAGLRRAVRSLPTDARGLLPGLVVGDTSLQPPELTEAMRVTGLTHLAAVSGTNTTLVCVVALALCRGVGLGRRVRLVVAAALLAGFVVLARPEPSVLRAAVMGGIGLVALATARRRLAVPALSAAVVVLLVADPWLARSYGFALSVLATLGLLLIAPPLQARLERGLPPALATALAVPVAAQLACTPVIVLLAGQVSLVAVLANLLAEPLVAPATVLGLAAALAGVGWPGLATVLAWGGGLPCVAIGAVARTLAQWPHAQVAWPGGATGALTLSALLVTGWLAGPRLWRWSAAHRPLAASGGVLLLAVGVPLPTAVAWPPPRWVLVACDVGQGDALVISTGTGRAVLVDAGPDARAVDRCLTDLQVRTLDVVVLTHFHADHVDGLAGALRGRRVGGLLTTIVDDPPAQARHVRRLAARTGVPVRAVVAGERAQDGPVSWQVLWPERVIRAGSVPNNASVVLDVRVAGLRLLLVGDIEPEAARVVDTRLRALPEGPRVDVLKIAHHGSAQQDDRLLADTAPELALVSVGAGNDYGHPAPALLRRLAGQGAVVARTDLSGDLAVVVTGPPGERRPSLATSGPHAGPVGGRR from the coding sequence GTGAGCGAGGCGGCGGACGTCCGGCTGCTCGTGCCCGGGCTGGCCGCTTGGACGGCGGTGGCCTCGACCCTGGGGCTGACCCCGACCAGTCGGGCGGCGGCGGGTGTGGTGCTGCTGGTGCTGGCGCTCCTCGGCCTGGGCTGGCTCCGGCACGCGGGCCAACACCCCCGAGCACGGCACGCCGTCCTCGCCCGAGGCACTGCCGTCTCGGCCCTCGCGCTCACCGCAGCGGCCTGCGGAGTGAGCCTCGCGGCGTCGGGCGCCCACGGCCTCGAGCGGTCAGCCGGCACCGTGCGCGCGCTCGCCGACGAGGGCGCGTCCGTGGTGCTGACCGGTCGCGTCGTCTCCGACCCCCGCCTGCTGCCTGGGCGGTCGGGCACGGTGCTGCTGCGCCTGCACGTGCGCTCGGTCGCCGGTCGCGGGCAGCGCTCGCTGGTGCGCACGAGCGTGCTGGTGTTCGGGCGCGCTTCGTGGACGTCGGTGCGCCGGGGTGAGCAGGTGGTGGCCCCGGGGCGGCTGGCACCGGCGGCAGCCGCGGACGACGTCGTCGCCACCTTCACCGCCCGCGGGCCGCCCGCCGTCGTGGGCCGTGCGTCGTGGATCGACCGCGGTGCGGAGCGGGTGCGGGCCGGTCTGCGTCGCGCGGTGCGGTCGCTGCCCACGGATGCGCGCGGGCTGCTGCCCGGACTGGTCGTCGGCGACACCTCGCTGCAGCCGCCCGAGCTCACCGAGGCCATGCGCGTCACGGGACTCACCCACCTCGCCGCAGTCAGCGGCACCAACACCACCCTGGTCTGCGTCGTGGCGCTCGCCCTCTGCCGGGGCGTCGGTCTGGGGCGGCGCGTGCGGCTCGTCGTCGCCGCGGCCCTGCTGGCCGGCTTCGTCGTGCTGGCCCGACCGGAGCCCTCGGTGCTGCGGGCCGCGGTGATGGGTGGGATCGGTCTGGTCGCACTCGCGACGGCGCGTCGCCGACTCGCCGTACCCGCGCTCAGTGCCGCCGTGGTGGTGCTGCTGGTGGCCGACCCGTGGCTCGCCCGGTCGTACGGCTTCGCCTTGTCGGTGCTCGCGACCCTCGGCCTGCTGCTGATCGCGCCACCCCTGCAGGCCCGGCTCGAGCGGGGCCTGCCCCCTGCGCTCGCCACCGCGCTGGCGGTCCCGGTCGCGGCGCAGCTGGCCTGCACGCCGGTCATCGTGCTGCTGGCCGGCCAGGTCAGCCTCGTGGCGGTGCTGGCCAACCTGCTCGCCGAGCCGCTCGTCGCGCCGGCGACGGTGCTGGGTCTGGCCGCCGCCCTGGCTGGTGTCGGCTGGCCCGGCCTGGCCACCGTGCTGGCCTGGGGTGGTGGCCTGCCGTGCGTGGCGATCGGTGCGGTGGCGCGCACGCTCGCGCAGTGGCCCCACGCGCAGGTGGCGTGGCCGGGCGGGGCCACCGGAGCACTGACCCTCTCGGCGCTGCTCGTCACCGGGTGGCTCGCCGGCCCGAGGCTGTGGAGGTGGAGCGCCGCTCACCGCCCGCTCGCGGCGTCCGGCGGGGTGCTCCTGCTCGCGGTGGGGGTGCCCCTGCCGACGGCCGTGGCCTGGCCGCCGCCGCGGTGGGTGCTGGTGGCCTGTGACGTCGGGCAGGGTGACGCGCTGGTGATCTCGACCGGCACAGGGCGCGCAGTGCTCGTCGACGCCGGGCCCGACGCTCGCGCGGTCGATCGCTGCCTGACCGACCTGCAGGTCCGCACGCTCGACGTCGTGGTGCTGACGCACTTCCACGCCGACCACGTCGACGGCCTGGCCGGGGCACTGCGCGGCCGCCGGGTCGGTGGCCTGCTCACCACGATCGTCGACGACCCACCCGCCCAGGCGCGCCACGTACGACGACTCGCCGCCCGCACCGGTGTGCCCGTGCGGGCGGTCGTGGCCGGCGAGCGGGCGCAGGACGGCCCGGTGAGCTGGCAGGTGCTGTGGCCCGAGCGCGTCATCCGCGCCGGCTCGGTGCCGAACAACGCGAGCGTCGTGCTCGACGTGCGGGTGGCCGGGCTGCGGCTGCTGCTCGTGGGCGACATCGAGCCCGAGGCCGCGCGCGTGGTCGACACCCGCCTGCGCGCGCTGCCGGAGGGCCCGCGGGTCGACGTCCTCAAGATCGCCCACCACGGGTCGGCCCAGCAGGACGACCGCCTGCTCGCCGACACCGCGCCGGAGCTGGCGCTGGTCAGCGTGGGCGCCGGCAACGACTACGGTCACCCGGCTCCGGCGCTGCTGCGCCGGCTCGCCGGCCAGGGAGCGGTCGTCGCCCGCACCGACCTCAGCGGTGATCTGGCGGTGGTCGTCACCGGCCCGCCGGGCGAGCGTCGGCCGTCGCTCGCGACCTCCGGACCGCACGCCGGGCCTGTGGGTGGACGGCGATAG
- the holA gene encoding DNA polymerase III subunit delta, producing the protein MSPPGRRSAASAAAPADPSAPLHLVTGPEDLLADRAVDRVVTAARAAAPDTQVVTVEASGYTAGDLAAHATPSLFGEGTVLVVVGLEEAPDELVEDARALVESPAPDTVLVLRHRSGQRGKGLLDAARKAGAAVHDCPKITSDADKTTFVHSEFRTAHRSITPDAVAALVEALGQDVRELANACAQLMADTMVPDGTPQDAPAVDVTIVDRYYGGRVEATGFKVADAAIAGQTDEALGLLRHALSSGVDPVPIVAVLAMGLRSLAKVSSAGSVRSVDAARDLAMAPWQVDKARRQLRGWSPDGLALAIEAVAAADLAVKGGLPRPGRRAGDPVFAVEKAVLQIGAARRLRD; encoded by the coding sequence ATGAGCCCTCCCGGTCGTCGCTCCGCCGCCTCAGCTGCTGCGCCGGCCGACCCGTCGGCGCCGCTGCACCTCGTCACCGGCCCCGAGGACCTCCTGGCCGACCGCGCCGTCGACCGCGTCGTCACCGCAGCCCGCGCTGCTGCGCCCGACACCCAGGTCGTGACGGTCGAGGCGAGCGGCTACACCGCCGGTGACCTGGCCGCGCACGCGACGCCGTCCCTGTTCGGCGAGGGCACCGTCCTCGTCGTCGTCGGGCTCGAGGAGGCGCCCGACGAGCTGGTCGAGGACGCGCGGGCCCTCGTGGAGTCACCCGCCCCCGACACCGTGCTCGTCCTGCGGCACCGCAGCGGCCAGCGCGGCAAAGGCCTGCTCGACGCCGCGCGCAAGGCCGGCGCGGCTGTGCACGACTGCCCCAAGATCACCTCGGACGCCGACAAGACCACCTTCGTGCACTCGGAGTTCCGGACGGCGCACCGCTCGATCACCCCAGACGCCGTGGCCGCGCTGGTCGAGGCCCTGGGTCAGGACGTGCGCGAGCTCGCGAACGCGTGCGCCCAGCTGATGGCCGACACGATGGTGCCGGACGGCACGCCCCAGGACGCGCCGGCGGTCGACGTCACGATCGTCGACCGCTACTACGGCGGTCGCGTCGAGGCGACGGGCTTCAAGGTCGCCGACGCCGCCATCGCCGGCCAGACCGACGAGGCGCTGGGCCTGCTGCGGCACGCGCTGTCGTCCGGTGTCGACCCCGTGCCGATCGTGGCGGTGCTGGCCATGGGGCTGCGCTCGCTGGCCAAGGTGTCGAGCGCCGGCTCGGTGCGATCGGTCGACGCGGCGCGCGACCTGGCGATGGCCCCGTGGCAGGTCGACAAGGCGCGCCGCCAGCTACGGGGCTGGTCACCAGACGGCCTCGCCCTGGCCATCGAAGCGGTCGCGGCAGCCGACCTGGCCGTCAAGGGTGGCCTGCCCCGGCCGGGGCGTCGCGCGGGCGACCCGGTGTTCGCCGTGGAGAAGGCGGTGCTCCAGATCGGAGCGGCGCGGCGGCTACGCGACTGA
- the rpsT gene encoding 30S ribosomal protein S20: MANIKSQIKRNLTNAKRTERNKAVKSELRTYVRNARQAIEAGDAEQAVAAVNAASRKLDKAVSKGVIHKNQAANRKSALAKKAASL, from the coding sequence GTGGCCAACATCAAGTCCCAGATCAAGCGCAACCTCACGAACGCCAAGCGCACCGAGCGCAACAAGGCGGTCAAGAGCGAGCTGCGCACCTACGTGCGCAACGCCCGCCAGGCCATCGAGGCCGGTGACGCCGAGCAGGCGGTGGCCGCGGTGAACGCCGCGTCGCGCAAGCTCGACAAGGCCGTGAGCAAGGGCGTCATCCACAAGAACCAGGCCGCCAACCGCAAGTCGGCCCTGGCCAAGAAGGCTGCCTCGCTCTGA
- a CDS encoding type II toxin-antitoxin system PemK/MazF family toxin, whose amino-acid sequence MTWPEVLRRTGRALLRSAVREATRRADRRRPRTPRRQASGSSPRTSYAGDFTGTWTATYAPSDNGVPDPGEIVWAWVPFEEDHTQGKDRPVLVVGVRQGRLLALMLTSKDHDHDARDEARHGRHWVDLGTGPWDRQRRPSEVRVDRVLQLDPAAVRREGARLDAARFAAVAAGLREHRGWR is encoded by the coding sequence GTGACGTGGCCGGAGGTCCTGCGCCGCACCGGGCGGGCGCTGCTGCGTTCGGCGGTGCGCGAAGCCACCCGGCGGGCCGACAGGCGTCGTCCGCGGACGCCGCGACGTCAAGCGTCCGGCAGCAGCCCGCGCACCAGCTACGCAGGTGACTTCACCGGCACCTGGACGGCCACCTACGCACCGAGTGACAACGGCGTGCCCGACCCGGGCGAGATCGTGTGGGCCTGGGTGCCCTTCGAGGAGGACCACACCCAGGGCAAGGACCGCCCGGTGCTCGTCGTGGGCGTCCGGCAGGGCCGGCTGCTCGCGCTCATGCTCACGAGCAAGGACCACGACCACGACGCCCGCGACGAGGCGCGGCACGGGCGCCACTGGGTCGACCTCGGCACCGGGCCCTGGGACCGGCAGCGCCGGCCCAGCGAGGTACGCGTCGACCGCGTGCTGCAGCTCGACCCGGCGGCGGTGCGTCGCGAAGGGGCCCGGCTCGACGCCGCCCGGTTCGCGGCCGTGGCCGCCGGGCTGCGCGAGCACCGTGGCTGGCGCTGA
- the lepA gene encoding translation elongation factor 4, with protein sequence MARNALPPAATPPDLIRNFCIIAHIDHGKSTLADRMLQITGVVDARAMRAQYLDRMDIERERGITIKSQAVRMPWEVDGQTYALNMIDTPGHVDFTYEVSRSLAACEGAVLLVDAAQGIEAQTLANLYLAMENDLAIVPVLNKIDLPAAQPEKYAAELAGLIGCDPDDVLRVSGKTGEGVEPLLDQIVAQLPPPVGDPDAPARAMIFDSVYDTYRGVVTYVRVIDGHLSPREKIVMMSTRAHHELLEIGVSSPEPEPTKGLGVGEVGYLITGVKDVRQSRVGDTVTNAGKPASQALGGYRDPKPMVFSGLYPIDGSDYPDLRDALDRLKLNDAALVYEPETSAALGFGFRVGFLGLLHLEIIRERLEREFGLDLISTAPNVVYEVTMEDRSTVVVTNPSEYPVGKISEVREPVVRATILAPSDYVGAIMELCQTRRGVLRGMDYLSEDRVEMRYTLPLAEIVFDFFDMLKSRTRGYASLDYEPDGDQVADLVKVDILLQGEQVDAFSAIVHKDKAYAYGVMMAGKLRELIPRQQFEVPIQAAIGSRIIARETIRAIRKDVLAKCYGGDITRKRKLLEKQKEGKKRMKMVGRVEVPQEAFIAALSNEAVPDKAKK encoded by the coding sequence ATGGCCCGCAACGCGCTGCCGCCCGCCGCGACGCCGCCGGACCTGATCCGGAACTTCTGCATCATCGCGCACATCGACCACGGCAAGTCGACGCTCGCCGACCGCATGCTGCAGATCACCGGCGTCGTCGACGCGCGCGCGATGCGGGCGCAGTACCTCGATCGGATGGACATCGAGCGCGAGCGCGGCATCACGATCAAGAGCCAGGCCGTGCGCATGCCGTGGGAGGTCGACGGCCAGACGTACGCGCTCAACATGATCGACACCCCGGGCCACGTCGACTTCACCTACGAGGTGTCGCGCTCCCTGGCCGCCTGCGAGGGAGCCGTGCTGCTCGTCGACGCGGCGCAGGGCATCGAGGCGCAGACCCTCGCGAACCTCTACCTCGCGATGGAGAACGACCTGGCCATCGTGCCGGTGCTCAACAAGATCGACCTTCCGGCGGCCCAGCCCGAGAAGTACGCCGCCGAGCTGGCCGGGCTCATCGGTTGCGACCCGGACGACGTCCTGCGCGTGTCGGGCAAGACCGGCGAGGGCGTCGAACCGTTGCTCGACCAGATCGTGGCCCAGCTGCCGCCGCCCGTCGGCGACCCCGACGCCCCTGCGCGGGCGATGATCTTCGACTCCGTCTACGACACCTACCGCGGCGTCGTGACGTACGTCCGCGTCATCGACGGGCACCTGAGCCCGCGCGAGAAGATCGTCATGATGTCGACGAGGGCTCACCACGAGCTGCTCGAGATCGGCGTCAGCTCGCCCGAGCCCGAGCCCACCAAGGGCCTCGGCGTCGGCGAGGTCGGCTACCTCATCACCGGCGTGAAGGACGTCCGCCAGTCGCGCGTCGGCGACACCGTCACCAACGCCGGCAAGCCGGCGAGCCAGGCGCTCGGCGGCTACCGCGACCCCAAGCCCATGGTGTTCTCGGGCCTGTACCCGATCGACGGATCGGACTACCCCGACCTGCGCGACGCCCTCGACCGGCTGAAGCTCAACGACGCCGCGCTGGTCTACGAGCCCGAGACGTCGGCCGCGCTGGGCTTCGGCTTCCGCGTCGGCTTCCTCGGCCTGCTGCACCTGGAGATCATCCGCGAGCGGCTCGAGCGCGAGTTCGGCCTCGACCTGATCTCGACGGCGCCGAACGTCGTCTACGAGGTGACGATGGAGGACCGCTCCACGGTCGTCGTCACCAACCCGTCCGAGTACCCGGTGGGCAAGATCTCCGAGGTGCGCGAGCCGGTGGTGCGCGCCACGATCCTGGCGCCGTCGGACTACGTCGGCGCGATCATGGAGCTGTGCCAGACGCGGCGCGGCGTGCTGCGCGGCATGGACTACCTCAGCGAGGACCGCGTCGAGATGCGGTACACGCTGCCGCTGGCCGAGATCGTCTTCGACTTCTTCGACATGCTGAAGTCGCGCACCCGCGGCTACGCCTCGCTCGACTACGAGCCGGACGGCGACCAGGTGGCCGATCTGGTGAAGGTCGACATCCTGCTGCAGGGCGAGCAGGTCGACGCCTTCAGCGCGATCGTGCACAAGGACAAGGCCTACGCCTACGGCGTGATGATGGCCGGCAAGCTGCGCGAGCTGATCCCGCGCCAGCAGTTCGAGGTGCCGATCCAGGCCGCCATCGGCTCACGGATCATCGCCCGCGAGACCATCCGCGCCATCCGCAAGGACGTGCTCGCCAAGTGCTACGGCGGCGACATCACCCGCAAGCGCAAGCTGCTCGAGAAGCAGAAGGAAGGCAAGAAGCGGATGAAGATGGTCGGGCGCGTCGAGGTGCCGCAGGAGGCCTTCATCGCCGCGCTGTCGAACGAGGCCGTGCCCGACAAGGCCAAGAAGTAG
- a CDS encoding sensor domain-containing diguanylate cyclase, translating to MVEEQVSPAAQGADLAAMRALHAVTKRVHASLDLATTLDAVAEGVVEVAGFRVAVVNLRQRDVFEVVSVAGDDDVRAALLGTADSCEQWKRLLEHSQDLSGLRFIDHATEIPPADDIFSWVPEHDPDELPDDPDAWHPHDALFAPLTAPSGQWIGVLSVDLPVHGRRPEPWQLEILSVFADQAAIAIEHARMYSALQQRESEARHAATHDPLTGLANRTLLFELGEELDRRPGAELGVLVVDLDHFKAVNDQYGHAAGDAVLAELADRMQQHVTADDVVARTGGDEFVLVVSGPSVRARADALAQTLRRELTQPIVTRFGEHRVGVSIGLAVRPTPAGVGRLLRQADTAMYADKASRRPCADS from the coding sequence GTGGTCGAGGAGCAGGTCAGCCCTGCGGCGCAGGGCGCTGACCTGGCGGCGATGCGCGCGTTGCACGCCGTCACCAAGCGCGTGCACGCGAGCCTGGACCTCGCCACGACTCTCGACGCCGTCGCCGAGGGCGTCGTGGAGGTCGCCGGCTTCCGGGTCGCCGTCGTCAACCTGCGCCAGCGTGACGTCTTCGAGGTCGTGTCGGTGGCCGGCGACGACGACGTGCGCGCGGCGCTGCTCGGCACGGCCGACAGCTGCGAGCAGTGGAAGCGGCTGCTCGAGCACTCCCAGGACCTCAGCGGCCTGCGGTTCATCGACCACGCCACCGAGATCCCACCCGCGGACGACATCTTCAGCTGGGTGCCCGAGCACGACCCGGACGAGCTGCCGGACGACCCGGACGCCTGGCACCCGCACGACGCGCTCTTCGCGCCGCTCACCGCTCCGTCGGGGCAGTGGATCGGCGTCCTGAGCGTCGACCTGCCGGTGCACGGACGCCGGCCAGAGCCGTGGCAGCTGGAGATCCTGTCGGTGTTCGCCGACCAGGCAGCCATCGCGATCGAGCACGCCCGGATGTACTCGGCGTTGCAGCAGCGCGAGTCCGAGGCGCGCCACGCCGCGACCCACGACCCGCTCACCGGCCTGGCGAACCGGACGCTGCTCTTCGAGCTCGGCGAGGAGCTCGACCGGCGGCCCGGCGCCGAGCTCGGCGTGCTCGTCGTCGACCTCGACCACTTCAAGGCGGTCAATGACCAGTACGGTCACGCGGCGGGGGACGCCGTGCTCGCCGAGCTGGCCGACCGGATGCAGCAGCACGTCACGGCCGACGACGTGGTCGCCCGCACCGGCGGCGACGAGTTCGTGCTCGTGGTGTCGGGCCCGTCCGTGCGTGCGCGCGCCGACGCGCTGGCGCAGACTCTGCGCCGCGAGCTCACCCAGCCGATCGTGACCCGGTTCGGCGAGCACCGCGTCGGGGTGAGCATCGGCCTCGCCGTGCGCCCCACGCCGGCCGGCGTGGGACGACTGCTGCGGCAGGCCGACACCGCCATGTACGCCGACAAGGCGTCCCGGCGTCCCTGCGCCGACAGCTAG